A stretch of the Lactuca sativa cultivar Salinas chromosome 9, Lsat_Salinas_v11, whole genome shotgun sequence genome encodes the following:
- the LOC111878642 gene encoding transcription factor bHLH130: MNFDMSNQNNNGLLRFRSAPSSVLQSFVNDIEKPRDVNDGLNYNLVSQSYQDLQEEVDLKPNLITGFSLNPQLQSSHYPRQSTSQTSMDSTNSYSREAHLSSSIAMSIDNLSQQSKMGSSLLRQNSSPAGLFSHLNHPNGYGSMRGTIGSYRLGNNVNNNGDLISSSSRLKRQMSSSSLGMLPRISEIEPVTVELGVLNDASDYPFGSWEHDSSPFIDNFTGLKREIETRNGDHLGNQIPMLSHHLSLPKTSIEMAAVEKLLHFQDSVPCKIRAKRGCATHPRSIAERVRRTRISERMRKLQELVPQMDKQTNTSDMLDLAVDYIKDLQEQYKVLKDGRANCVCSARSGPT, encoded by the exons ATGAATTTTGATATGAGCAATCAGAACAATAATGGGTTGCTCAGGTTTCGGTCGGCACCTAGCTCTGTTCTTCAGAGTTTCGTTAATGATATTGAAAAACCCAGAGATGTAAATGATGGGTTGAATTACAATTTGGTTTCTCAGAGTTATCAAGATCTACAAGAAGAGGTGGATCTTAAACCTAATTTGATTACTGGGTTCTCTTTGAATCCTCAATTGCAATCATCTCATTATCCGAGACAGAGTACAAGTCAAACAAGCATGGATAGTACAAATTCATACAGCAGGGAAGCTCACTTAAGCTCGTCCATAGCGATGAGTATTGATAATTTGAGCCAGCAATCTAAAATGGGTTCGAGTCTTTTGAGACAAAACAGCTCTCCTGCTGGATTATTCTCTCACctcaatcacccaaatg GTTATGGTTCAATGAGGGGTACAATTGGAAGTTACAGATTGGGAAATAATGTGAACAACAATGGTGATCTAATTTCATCTTCAAGCAGATTAAAGAGACAAATGAGTTCCTCATCTTTAGGAATGCTCCCACGGATCTCTGAAATCGAGCCCGTTACGGTTGAACTGGGGGTCCTTAACGATGCATCGGATTATCCTTTTGGTTCATGGGAACACGACTCTTCACCCTTCATTGACAACTTCACCGGGCTCAAAAGAGAGATAGAAACTCGG AATGGCGATCATCTTGGCAATCAAATACCGATGTTGTCACATCACTTGAGCTTACCGAAAACCTCAATAGAAATGGCGGCTGTTGAAAAGTTACTTCATTTTCAAGATTCTGTACCCTGCAAGATTCGTGCAAAACGAGGATGTGCTACACATCCACGAAGCATTGCTGAGAGG GTTCGAAGAACACGAATAAGTGAAAGAATGAGGAAATTACAAGAACTGGTCCCACAGATGGACAAG CAAACAAACACATCGGACATGTTGGATTTGGCTGTTGATTACATCAAAGATCTTCAAGAACAGTACAAG gTGTTGAAGGATGGTCGAGCAAACTGTGTATGTTCTGCAAGGTCGGGTCCAACCTAA